The following coding sequences are from one Kallotenue papyrolyticum window:
- a CDS encoding transposase has product MTRINDCLREDIRTTVDKEPKTCKEILDSQSVKTVSRGEERGFDSAKQVKGRKRYYMVDTLGLLILLLIPATNVQDSDAGQELRIDARYKSHRLKKIYADQGHKQWLVDWIQQWLAFVVEVVVKPSEQRGFQVHPKYWIVERFFAWLNMYRRLSKDYEQTVSSSEGVIYLASIHIMARKLVKLQHQTNS; this is encoded by the coding sequence TTGACGCGTATCAATGACTGTCTCCGGGAAGATATACGAACGACAGTTGATAAAGAACCGAAAACATGCAAGGAAATCCTTGATAGTCAGAGCGTCAAAACTGTCAGCCGCGGTGAAGAACGTGGGTTTGATAGTGCGAAACAGGTCAAAGGACGCAAACGATACTATATGGTCGATACATTGGGATTACTGATCTTGCTGCTGATTCCTGCTACCAACGTCCAAGATAGCGATGCTGGCCAAGAATTGAGGATCGATGCGCGGTATAAAAGCCACCGTTTGAAAAAGATATACGCAGATCAAGGCCACAAACAATGGCTGGTTGACTGGATACAGCAGTGGCTCGCCTTTGTAGTCGAAGTTGTGGTGAAGCCATCAGAGCAACGTGGCTTTCAGGTGCATCCCAAATACTGGATCGTTGAACGCTTTTTTGCGTGGTTGAACATGTATCGTCGGCTCAGTAAAGACTATGAACAGACCGTTTCAAGCAGTGAAGGCGTGATCTACCTTGCATCAATTCACATAATGGCGCGAAAATTAGTCAAATTACAACATCAAACTAATTCTTAA
- a CDS encoding IS5 family transposase (programmed frameshift), whose protein sequence is MEPLLPTRVNTHRFGGGRPRVPDRRCADAIFYVLRTGGQWASLNETDLCAKSTAHDRFQEWVEAGVFLALWKAGVERFDELRGLDWNWLSMDGAMTKAPLGGKKTGPNPTDRGKDGVKRSLLTEGHGVPIGVAIDGANRHDMKLVRATIESLVVERPAPTDAQPQGMCLDKGYDFAEVRAVLAEFGFTAHIRSRGEEAKQLAREAGKIARRWVVERSHSWLNRFRRLLVRWEKKGQHYLAFLHFACALVAFRAAGLFG, encoded by the exons ATGGAACCACTGCTCCCCACGCGGGTAAACACGCACCGCTTTGGCGGAGGCCGGCCGCGTGTGCCTGACCGCCGCTGTGCTGACGCTATCTTTTATGTGCTGCGAACGGGCGGCCAGTGGGCGTCGTTGAATGAGACCGACTTGTGCGCCAAATCCACCGCCCACGACCGTTTTCAAGAATGGGTCGAGGCTGGCGTGTTCCTCGCACTGTGGAAAGCCGGTGTCGAACGCTTCGATGAATTGCGAGGGCTGGACTGGAACTGGCTGAGTATGGACGGGGCGATGACCAAAGCGCCG TTGGGGGGGAAAAAGACCGGCCCAAATCCCACTGACCGTGGCAAAGACGGCGTCAAACGCTCGCTGCTGACCGAGGGCCACGGCGTGCCAATTGGCGTAGCCATTGATGGCGCGAACCGTCACGATATGAAGCTGGTGCGCGCCACGATTGAAAGCCTTGTGGTCGAGCGACCCGCCCCGACGGACGCGCAGCCTCAGGGGATGTGCCTGGATAAAGGGTACGACTTTGCGGAAGTGCGGGCGGTGCTGGCGGAGTTCGGCTTTACCGCACACATTCGCAGTCGTGGAGAGGAAGCTAAGCAACTCGCCCGCGAGGCCGGCAAGATAGCACGGCGCTGGGTGGTGGAGCGCAGCCATAGCTGGCTCAACCGCTTTCGCCGCTTGTTGGTGCGCTGGGAGAAAAAGGGCCAGCACTATCTTGCCTTCCTGCACTTTGCCTGTGCCTTGGTCGCCTTTCGCGCCGCTGGGTTATTCGGATAG
- a CDS encoding phage holin family protein: protein MIPLRFDIKRFLLRLSINIIAILVAVSLVPGLDLEGPWWGLALVALLFGLINTAIRPLLFLLTLPFVIITLGLFMLVINALMLYLTSWLAAGFGVTLRIDHFLAAVLGALIIGIVSTALSILSGDQQIHIEVVRGRRDD from the coding sequence GTGATACCGCTTCGCTTCGACATCAAACGCTTCCTGTTGCGGCTGTCGATCAACATCATCGCGATTCTCGTCGCGGTGTCGCTGGTGCCCGGCCTCGATCTGGAAGGGCCATGGTGGGGTCTGGCCCTGGTGGCCTTGCTCTTCGGGCTGATCAACACCGCGATCCGCCCGCTCCTGTTTCTGCTGACGCTGCCCTTCGTGATCATCACGCTGGGCCTGTTTATGCTGGTGATCAACGCGCTGATGCTCTACCTGACGAGCTGGCTGGCGGCAGGCTTCGGCGTGACGCTGCGTATCGATCATTTTCTGGCCGCGGTGCTGGGCGCGCTGATCATCGGCATCGTCAGCACGGCGCTGAGCATTCTCAGCGGCGATCAACAGATCCACATTGAAGTTGTGCGCGGTCGGCGCGACGACTAA
- a CDS encoding glycosyl hydrolase 2 galactose-binding domain-containing protein, whose amino-acid sequence MHPYDLTATPWQLRPVERFNYGLYPLDDQGWLEQRLPAHWQQHPALRRHTGRTVYRHRFDAPHETRRRYWLRAEGIFYWSRIYLNGYDLGQHEGYFIPQEHEVTTLLREQNTLIIEVDCPEERRKSGKRMLTGVFSHWDAMDPTLNPGGIWLPVVLEHSGPVRLSHVHLQTEQIAADRAVIAWQADLDALAALEVELRWTIAPANFAGEHHALRMTQRLRGGAERLRGRFTLPQPQLWWTHDLGQPNLYHVTLEIYCLGTLSDTRTVRFGVRTFELRNFIAYLNGVRLLIKGNNYPPTDARIACVTPEMVRRDLELARGCHLNLLRIHAHVAHPALYAAADEQGILLWQDFPMQWTYRRTVARHAPRQVAAMLRLLGNHPSVAVWCMHNEPIFITDTADERIITGLRVYFSVFVWSWNRDVLDRRLARLARWLDATHPVISNSGEYAVPFWHRGNDTHFYFGWYIIYGRLQGFDVVARRFPRNIRFVTEFGAQSFPNKESCLRFMPERLQAIDWKRLQQRHSFQPNVMRHWYNWQGNRSLDALIEQTQRYQSELNRYYIDRLRLRKYQPTGGIVPFMFVDSNPAVQWSVIDYWRVPKRSYWALRDAFSPQYAFTLIHAPQFRLGDQVRLPLYVVNDAHHGVRYSLRAVVTSPEGRRVTEYSHTGELAADCPAQQVGEIVFAAERRGYYELRITLHSDGQQLVNTYRMRVGRRPLPRNNVRRLVQALSAALAMLRLSSSAMRRGASGMPKNAASIITALAPACKQARARRASAMPPSATRGTATCARV is encoded by the coding sequence ATGCATCCATACGATCTGACCGCAACGCCCTGGCAGCTTCGACCGGTTGAGCGCTTCAACTACGGCCTCTATCCACTGGACGATCAGGGCTGGCTCGAACAGCGTCTGCCGGCGCACTGGCAACAGCACCCTGCCCTGCGCCGGCATACCGGACGGACCGTGTATCGCCACCGCTTCGACGCGCCGCATGAGACGCGCCGCCGCTACTGGTTGCGCGCCGAAGGCATCTTCTACTGGTCGCGCATCTATCTCAACGGCTACGACCTTGGCCAGCACGAGGGCTACTTCATCCCGCAGGAACACGAGGTCACAACGCTGCTGCGCGAGCAGAACACGCTGATCATCGAGGTGGATTGTCCCGAAGAGCGTCGCAAAAGCGGCAAGCGCATGCTGACCGGCGTCTTTTCGCACTGGGATGCGATGGATCCGACGCTCAATCCCGGCGGGATCTGGCTGCCGGTGGTACTGGAGCACAGCGGACCGGTGCGGCTGAGCCATGTGCACCTGCAGACCGAACAGATCGCCGCCGATCGGGCGGTGATCGCCTGGCAGGCCGATCTCGATGCCTTGGCAGCGCTGGAGGTCGAACTACGCTGGACGATCGCGCCGGCCAACTTCGCGGGCGAGCACCACGCCCTGCGCATGACCCAACGGCTGCGCGGCGGTGCCGAACGGCTGCGCGGACGGTTTACGCTGCCGCAGCCACAGCTCTGGTGGACCCACGACCTAGGCCAGCCCAACCTCTACCATGTCACGCTGGAGATCTATTGTCTGGGCACGCTATCAGACACGCGTACGGTGCGTTTTGGTGTGCGCACCTTCGAGCTGCGCAACTTCATCGCCTATCTCAACGGCGTGCGCCTGCTGATCAAAGGCAACAACTACCCGCCTACCGATGCGCGGATCGCCTGCGTCACGCCCGAGATGGTGCGTCGCGATCTGGAGCTGGCCCGTGGTTGCCACCTCAATCTGTTGCGCATCCATGCGCACGTAGCCCATCCTGCGCTCTACGCCGCCGCTGATGAACAGGGCATTCTGCTCTGGCAGGATTTTCCCATGCAATGGACCTACCGGCGCACGGTCGCCCGCCACGCGCCGCGCCAGGTCGCCGCCATGCTGCGCCTGCTGGGCAACCATCCCTCGGTCGCGGTGTGGTGCATGCATAACGAGCCGATCTTCATCACCGATACCGCCGATGAGCGCATCATCACCGGCCTGCGGGTGTATTTCTCGGTGTTCGTGTGGAGCTGGAATCGCGACGTCCTGGATCGGCGGCTGGCGCGCCTGGCACGCTGGCTCGACGCAACCCACCCGGTGATCAGCAATTCGGGCGAATACGCTGTCCCCTTCTGGCATCGTGGCAACGATACCCACTTCTACTTCGGCTGGTACATCATCTACGGGCGCTTACAGGGCTTCGATGTCGTGGCGCGGCGCTTTCCGCGCAACATCCGGTTTGTGACCGAGTTCGGCGCGCAAAGTTTTCCCAACAAAGAGAGCTGTTTGCGTTTCATGCCCGAGCGCCTGCAGGCTATCGACTGGAAGCGGCTACAGCAGCGTCATTCGTTCCAGCCCAACGTGATGCGCCACTGGTACAACTGGCAGGGTAATCGTTCGCTGGACGCGCTGATCGAGCAGACCCAACGCTACCAGAGCGAGCTCAACCGCTACTACATCGATCGGTTACGCCTGCGCAAATACCAACCTACCGGCGGGATCGTGCCGTTCATGTTCGTGGATAGCAACCCGGCGGTCCAGTGGTCGGTGATCGATTACTGGCGCGTGCCCAAGCGCTCCTACTGGGCGCTGCGCGACGCGTTCAGTCCGCAGTATGCCTTCACGCTGATTCATGCGCCGCAGTTCCGGCTGGGCGATCAGGTGCGCCTGCCGCTCTACGTTGTCAACGATGCCCACCACGGCGTGCGCTACAGTCTGCGGGCCGTGGTGACCAGTCCAGAAGGACGGCGCGTCACCGAATACAGCCACACCGGCGAGCTGGCCGCGGATTGCCCGGCGCAGCAGGTCGGCGAGATCGTCTTTGCCGCCGAACGACGTGGCTACTACGAGCTGCGCATCACGTTGCACAGCGACGGTCAGCAACTGGTCAACACCTACCGTATGCGTGTCGGGCGGCGACCACTGCCGCGCAACAACGTCCGTCGTCTCGTTCAGGCACTGTCGGCCGCGTTGGCCATGTTGCGGCTCAGCTCCAGCGCTATGCGGCGCGGCGCGTCGGGCATGCCAAAGAACGCGGCGTCGATCATCACGGCGCTCGCGCCCGCCTGCAAGCAGGCGCGCGCCAGACGCGCGTCGGCAATGCCGCCCAGCGCCACCAGGGGCACAGCTACCTGCGCGCGCGTGTGA
- a CDS encoding glutaredoxin family protein codes for MDKELIVYGRTFPCPDLARSERFLQRHKVPYRMIHIDQDEQAGALVERYVGHRSVPTIVVARKGDLLPIEEPTPLPPGRSARSVDRGTMITEPSDEALQAFLQRHGLLSS; via the coding sequence ATGGACAAAGAACTGATCGTCTACGGGCGCACGTTTCCCTGCCCCGATCTGGCGCGCTCGGAGCGCTTTCTCCAGCGCCATAAGGTTCCCTACCGTATGATCCATATCGATCAGGATGAGCAGGCCGGCGCGCTGGTCGAGCGCTACGTCGGCCATCGCAGCGTGCCGACGATTGTCGTGGCGCGCAAGGGCGATCTGCTGCCGATCGAGGAGCCGACGCCGCTACCGCCTGGCCGCTCGGCGCGCTCGGTCGACCGCGGCACAATGATCACCGAGCCGAGTGATGAGGCGCTGCAGGCCTTTTTGCAGCGGCACGGCTTGCTGAGTAGCTAA
- a CDS encoding HEAT repeat domain-containing protein, giving the protein MDKKTAAVLLIVCVWLTGCGIVRGNKPHIVSEQSTIPTLPNTLPELIAALSGYNDEVRVRAAYKIADLGPDAVAAVPALIENVRYEYNSEVRISAARALGAIGPAAKSAAPALIDMLHNRTYLHDRLAAVEALGKIGNVEAVPALAQHLENKDIAVEVARSLGFLTGQEFPDLHSRNISIDENGVPRIVTAAQIWWNKKGRYQDWSELDQLPMTPSP; this is encoded by the coding sequence ATGGATAAAAAAACAGCAGCGGTGCTCCTGATCGTCTGTGTGTGGCTAACAGGATGTGGCATAGTCCGTGGTAATAAGCCTCATATAGTCAGTGAGCAATCAACTATACCAACACTGCCAAATACACTGCCCGAACTAATCGCTGCACTATCTGGGTATAATGACGAGGTACGCGTCAGAGCAGCTTACAAGATTGCCGATTTGGGACCAGATGCCGTGGCAGCAGTACCTGCTCTCATCGAGAACGTACGTTATGAGTACAATTCGGAGGTGCGAATTTCAGCAGCACGGGCTCTTGGTGCCATTGGCCCTGCAGCGAAATCTGCTGCTCCAGCTTTGATCGATATGCTTCACAACCGAACCTATCTCCATGATCGTCTGGCAGCTGTTGAAGCCTTAGGCAAGATCGGAAATGTTGAAGCTGTTCCTGCTTTAGCCCAGCACCTAGAAAACAAGGATATTGCCGTAGAGGTAGCCAGATCTCTTGGTTTCCTGACAGGTCAAGAATTTCCAGATCTGCATTCGAGGAACATTTCCATTGACGAAAATGGTGTACCCCGAATCGTCACAGCGGCACAGATTTGGTGGAACAAGAAAGGGCGGTACCAAGACTGGAGCGAGTTAGATCAACTACCAATGACCCCTTCACCTTAA
- a CDS encoding RHS repeat domain-containing protein: MLKHLAARNLLHDGTTTYAYDALGRLTSTTHGGTIMTHTYNGDGVLLAQTTGSTTTRHTQDLVAPLSQVLQLTQGTQRTDYVYGRERLMALEGTAQTWYGSDALGSVRQTLDATGTVSAAFSYDPWGRPQGGATPPTFGFTGELQGTDELTYLRARWYQPQHGRFLSRDPWIGSEEEPQTLAYYAYVHNDPANWTDPTGRWRFGLSSSAEHTAIEERHVLIINAARLEHVHAEYPIPPTVEFPFGKKADIIHSDTGAVYEIEPIYAKARARPEALEKKDLLLQTRPVVTWAGQTYDWSNVPWHLGEAALFGVGGSLRIEGYLAGVGDLVAKATEPGVILYWIEPRPGITIPALQMELKRQGRDRRLAKPSGWSPSVPAPAIGIDPDTPWLPPIIIDIRRRAPRLPSIRAGLIPIGGGGGWCSLLQ, encoded by the coding sequence ATGCTCAAGCACTTAGCTGCGCGCAACCTGCTCCACGACGGCACGACGACCTATGCCTACGACGCGCTGGGTCGCCTGACGAGCACGACTCATGGCGGCACAATAATGACTCATACGTACAACGGCGACGGCGTGCTGCTGGCGCAGACGACGGGCAGCACCACCACGCGCCACACCCAGGATCTGGTCGCGCCGCTGAGTCAAGTGCTCCAACTGACTCAGGGCACGCAGCGCACGGACTACGTGTACGGTCGCGAGCGCCTCATGGCCTTGGAGGGCACAGCGCAGACCTGGTACGGCAGCGACGCGCTCGGCAGCGTGCGCCAGACGCTGGATGCGACCGGGACAGTCAGCGCTGCCTTCAGCTACGACCCGTGGGGTAGGCCGCAAGGTGGCGCGACGCCGCCGACGTTCGGCTTCACGGGGGAGCTACAAGGTACGGATGAGCTGACGTATTTGCGCGCACGCTGGTACCAGCCGCAGCACGGGCGCTTCCTCAGCCGCGATCCATGGATTGGGTCTGAGGAAGAGCCGCAGACGCTCGCCTATTATGCTTACGTCCACAACGATCCAGCTAACTGGACTGATCCTACAGGACGTTGGCGCTTTGGACTATCTTCTTCAGCAGAACATACGGCTATCGAGGAGAGGCATGTGCTAATAATAAACGCAGCAAGGCTCGAGCATGTGCATGCCGAGTATCCTATTCCGCCAACTGTTGAGTTTCCCTTTGGAAAAAAAGCCGATATTATCCACTCTGATACAGGTGCCGTATATGAAATTGAGCCGATCTATGCTAAAGCAAGAGCTCGTCCCGAGGCTCTCGAGAAAAAGGATCTCCTACTTCAGACACGCCCTGTAGTGACTTGGGCGGGGCAGACCTACGATTGGAGTAACGTTCCCTGGCACTTGGGCGAGGCGGCCTTGTTTGGTGTAGGAGGTTCGCTGCGAATTGAGGGCTATTTGGCTGGCGTCGGAGATCTAGTCGCCAAAGCAACGGAGCCAGGTGTGATTTTATATTGGATCGAGCCTCGCCCAGGAATTACTATACCTGCGCTCCAAATGGAACTGAAGCGACAAGGGAGAGACCGTCGGTTAGCCAAGCCGAGCGGCTGGTCTCCATCCGTACCTGCTCCAGCAATCGGCATAGATCCAGACACTCCCTGGCTGCCACCAATTATTATCGATATCCGCAGACGTGCACCACGTCTGCCCAGCATAAGGGCTGGCTTGATACCTATCGGCGGTGGAGGTGGATGGTGTAGCCTGCTGCAGTAA